A genomic region of Pyrus communis chromosome 14, drPyrComm1.1, whole genome shotgun sequence contains the following coding sequences:
- the LOC137714162 gene encoding cis-prenyltransferase 4, chloroplastic-like, with amino-acid sequence MFLSLSSPIPIENALIPFKPRSSRSQTLRIRAHPLPSNPLSLPRSAAAAAAFKEETKQFAPGGDFPLDEESLPAGLRRDLMPRHVAVIMDGNVRWEKRRGLPVGSGHQAGVRSVRELIEMSSKWGIGVLTVFAFSYDNWNRSKMEVGFLMTLFEKMITAEIDNLARDGVRISIIGDSSKLPNSLQKVISDAEETTKDNSRLHLIVAVSYSGKYDVVQACKSICHKVKDGLVQVDDINESLVEQELETNCTEFPYPDLLIRTGGDIRVSNFLLWQLAYTELFFVSALWPDFGKAEFEEALTSFQRRQRRYGGR; translated from the exons ATGTTCCTATCCCTGAGCTCTCCTATCCCAATCGAGAACGCCCTCATTCCCTTCAAACCGAGGTCCTCCCGCTCCCAAACACTCAGAATCCGAGCACATCCACTCCCCTCAAATCCACTATCTCTTCCTCGCTCAGCAGCAGCTGCTGCGGCTTTCAAGGAAGAGACGAAACAGTTTGCCCCTGGCGGAGACTTCCCGCTGGACGAGGAGTCGCTGCCCGCGGGTCTCCGGCGAGATTTGATGCCGAGGCACGTGGCGGTGATCATGGACGGTAACGTGAGGTGGGAGAAGCGGAGGGGGTTGCCGGTTGGGTCGGGTCACCAGGCCGGTGTACGGTCGGTGAGAGAGCTCATTGAGATGAGCTCCAAATGGGGGATTGGAGTTCTCACTGTTTTTGCCTTTTCGTATGATAATTGGAATCGGTCCAAG ATGGAGGTTGGATTTTTGATGACATTGTTCGAGAAGATGATTACCGCCGAAATCGACAATTTGGCAAG GGACGGTGTCCGAATATCGATCATCGGAGATTCATCAAAGCTCCCAAATTCTTTACAAAAAGTGATAAGTGACGCGGAGGAGACAACGAAAGACAACTCTAGGCTCCACCTTATTGTGGCAGTGAGCTACAGCGGAAAATACGACGTTGTGCAAGCATGCAAAAGTATTTGTCATAAGGTAAAAGATGGCCTTGTTCAGGTGGACGATATCAATGAAAGCCTTGTCGAGCAAGAACTCGAAACTAACTGTACCGAGTTTCCCTACCCTGATCTTCTCATACGAACTGGGGGCGATATTCGAGTCAGCAACTTCTTGCTGTGGCAGTTGGCCTACACCGAACTTTTCTTTGTATCTGCTCTTTGGCCTGATTTCGGGAAAGCTGAGTTTGAGGAGGCTTTGACTTCGTTTCAGCGGAGGCAGAGGCGTTACGGTGGAAGATGA
- the LOC137716248 gene encoding ammonium transporter 1 member 3-like, which produces MAASWEESVEYSINTIYLLFSAYLVFVMQLGFAMLCAGSVRAKNAMNIMLTNVVDAVVGSLSYYLFGFAFAFGEGSDANPFIGTSFFALKDIPNSTYDYDYSFFLFQWAFAIAVAGITSGSVAERTQFSAYLIFSCFLSGFVYPVVAHWVWSSTGWLSPNSSNLLFSSGAIDFAGSGVVHLVGGVAGLWGSFIEGPRVGRFDAFRNAIPIRGHNATLVVLGTFLLWFGWFGFNPGSFDKILVAYPNTSDQGNWTGVGRTAVTTTLAGSTAGIVTLFGRRLLVGHWDALDVCNGVLGGFVAITSGCAVVEPWAAVVCGFFAAWVLIGLNILALKLQFDDPLEATQLHGGCGAWGLIFTGLFAKEEFVVQAYNSGAVGTVRPYGLFMGGGWGLLGAQVAELLAIVGWVSLTMGPLFYTLHKLNILRISVDDEIAGLDVSSHGGHAYVHTEQDHPRFYADYIRIQDNGS; this is translated from the coding sequence aTGGCCGCCTCATGGGAGGAAAGTGTCGAATACTCCATCAACACCATCTACCTCCTCTTCTCCGCCTACCTCGTCTTCGTCATGCAGCTCGGCTTCGCCATGCTCTGCGCCGGCTCCGTTCGAGCCAAGAACGCCATGAACATAATGCTCACCAACGTCGTCGACGCCGTGGTAGGTAGCCTCTCCTACTACCTATTTGGCTTTGCCTTTGCATTCGGAGAAGGCTCAGATGCCAACCCTTTTATTGGTACAAGTTTCTTTGCTCTCAAGGACATTCCCAACTCCACCTACGACTATGACTACAGCTTCTTCCTTTTCCAATGGGCTTTTGCTATAGCTGTTGCGGGTATAACCAGTGGGTCTGTTGCCGAGCGTACCCAGTTTAGTGCGTACCTCATTTTCTCTTGCTTCCTTTCCGGGTTTGTGTACCCTGTGGTGGCTCATTGGGTGTGGTCGTCCACTGGGTGGCTTAGCCCAAACTCGAGTAACTTATTGTTCAGCTCTGGGGCCATTGACTTTGCCGGGAGTGGCGTGGTGCATTTGGTCGGCGGGGTTGCCGGGCTTTGGGGCTCTTTCATCGAAGGCCCCAGAGTGGGCCGATTCGACGCGTTCAGGAATGCCATACCCATCAGAGGCCATAACGCGACGCTTGTGGTGCTTGGAACATTCTTATTGTGGTTTGGTTGGTTCGGGTTTAACCCCGGCTCGTTTGATAAGATTCTCGTGGCGTATCCGAACACAAGCGATCAAGGGAATTGGACTGGTGTGGGCCGAACGGCGGTTACGACTACGTTAGCTGGATCGACTGCTGGAATCGTAACCCTGTTTGGCCGGCGCTTGCTAGTGGGCCATTGGGATGCACTAGATGTTTGCAATGGAGTGCTTGGTGGGTTTGTGGCGATTACGTCAGGATGTGCGGTGGTCGAGCCGTGGGCTGCAGTTGTTTGCGGGTTCTTCGCCGCTTGGGTCTTAATCGGGCTCAACATCTTGGCCCTAAAGCTACAATTCGACGACCCCCTAGAGGCAACCCAATTGCATGGTGGGTGTGGTGCTTGGGGTTTGATATTTACAGGACTGTTTGCGAAAGAGGAGTTTGTGGTCCAAGCCTATAATTCCGGCGCCGTCGGTACAGTACGGCCTTATGGTCTCTTCATGGGCGGCGGGTGGGGGCTGCTCGGAGCGCAAGTGGCTGAGCTTTTGGCCATTGTGGGCTGGGTCAGCTTGACAATGGGTCCTCTCTTCTACACCCTTCACAAGCTCAACATTTTGAGGATCTCGGTTGACGACGAAATTGCAGGTCTTGATGTTTCCAGTCACGGAGGCCATGCCTATGTTCATACAGAACAAGACCATCCGCGCTTTTACGCAGACTACATACGCATTCAAGACAATGGATCGTGA
- the LOC137716381 gene encoding dehydrodolichyl diphosphate synthase 2-like — MQSLRFPVPIQNALTPSNPRFSRNQTPRRIRSHSRLSNSLSLHCATATDAVVHREESREQFNDRFAPCVHFPPEDEPLPAGLRRELMPRHVAVIMDGNVRWERRRGLPAGSGHEAGAQSLRGLVELCCKWGIRVLTVFAFSFDNWSRPKVEVEFLLDLFEKMISSEIDDFASEGIRISIIGDSSKLPNPLPKLISDAEERTKDNSRLQLIVAVSYSGKYDVVQACKSISQKVKDGVVEVDDINESLVEQELETNCTEFPYPDLLIRTSGELRVSNFLLWQLAYTELFFASALWPDFGKSEFVEALVSFQQRQRRYGGRDP; from the exons ATGCAATCCCTCCGATTCCCTGTTCCAATCCAGAACGCTCTCACTCCCTCCAATCCCAGATTCTCGCGCAACCAAACACCCAGAAGAATCCGATCACATTCGCGCCTctccaattctctctctcttcattgtGCAACCGCAACCGATGCGGTTGTTCACAGGGAAGAGAGCAGAGAGCAATTTAATGACCGATTTGCCCCTTGTGTACACTTTCCGCCGGAAGACGAGCCGTTGCCTGCGGGCCTACGGAGAGAGTTGATGCCAAGACACGTGGCCGTGATCATGGACGGCAACGTGAGGTGGGAGAGGCGGAGAGGGCTGCCGGCCGGGTCGGGTCACGAGGCGGGTGCGCAGTCGCTGAGAGGGCTCGTTGAGTTGTGCTGCAAATGGGGAATTAGGGTTCTCACTGTGTTCGCGTTTTCTTTTGATAATTGGAGTCGGCCAAAG GTGGAGGTTGAATTTCTGCTGGATTTGTTTGAGAAGATGATTAGCTCCGAAATCGATGATTTTGCAAG CGAAGGTATTCGAATATCAATCATTGGGGATTCGTCAAAGCTCCCTAACCCTTTACCAAAACTGATAAGTGATGCGGAGGAGAGAACGAAAGACAACTCTAGACTCCAACTAATTGTGGCAGTGAGCTACAGCGGAAAATATGATGTTGTGCAAGCGTGCAAAAGTATTTCTCAAAAGGTAAAAGATGGCGTTGTTGAAGTGGACGATATCAATGAAAGCCTCGTTGAACAAGAACTAGAAACTAACTGTACCGAGTTTCCCTACCCTGATCTGCTAATACGAACAAGTGGCGAACTCAGAGTCAGTAACTTCTTGCTGTGGCAGTTGGCCTACACGGAACTTTTCTTTGCATCGGCACTTTGGCCCGATTTTGGCAAGTCTGAGTTTGTGGAGGCCTTGGTTTCCTTTCAGCAGAGGCAGAGGCGTTatggtggaagagatccatAA
- the LOC137714238 gene encoding putative disease resistance protein At1g50180 codes for MAEAIVSMVLEGFKSLLVNEAKSLRGVSDQFEHAQIELYLMRGYLKDADAKQGDDELVRIWVGIIRDAAYDLEDIIESFVLKVAARRKRSMKLVLKRYACILSEGINRHKIGSEIENIATKLSKLKSSLEGYSIARQIGGSLSATSFERQQDYRLTYSHVVEHHFVELKEEIDLLAENLVKKNYQIVSIWGMGGLGKTTLAKHLNNHKDVRAEFDCFAWVCVTQQFRKEDVWKKILVQLTSDADKDKIEKMETDEIAGELCVLQRKKKCLVVLDDMWTRDAWKSLRAGFPMNEGTGSRVLITTRNKEVVSEAHESVYLHQIRPLNDAESWELFKKIVTFGRDNTNSEDDRKKEKLGEEMLKHCAGSPLAIVVLAGLLARKETVEDWKTVQKNVGAYIGRGTDLESRYKGENSEGTSRVLALSYESLPYHLKPCFLYLGHFPEDREIPMKRLIQLWIAEGFIYSASGELLEDVAYNCLNELVIRCMVQVGHRGSTNKIKSCRLHDLMRDLCLLKAKHENFVHISDSFARATPVSPSGKVRRNVIYLDKIRDILTPPTDAQLRSLLYFTSEYRGVILQGKPIRPRFQDFKLLRVLSLEEFERKVELPSTIGNLVHLRFFSLNGCFVTRFPSSMSKLVCLQTLDLRCLGFGRKRRLRNLHNVIRHLGQLRHLYLPAIWFREAEKRVLPLATLGNLQTLVNVSNYDSGLSDLTGLASLRKMSIVIVKLKYGMKIIDSESIRSNHVQSLSLSLRSSTKVEVLVMILLSCRNIYKLKLQGRIAELPKDLLDYPNLTKIKLYRASCMDEHIKLLEQLPHLKFLTLQGVTLENPILVFSKQGFPCLEFLSISMISQLKEWRVEQGAMNCLRRLQVIWCPQLKEVPDGLRYIGKLEELSIRMPREFCSALRKGGKDFDKIKHVASVNLDSEE; via the exons ATGGCTGAGGCGATCGTTTCTATGGTGCTCGAAGGCTTCAAAAGCCTCCTTGTGAACGAAGCCAAGTCCTTGAGGGGAGTCAGTGATCAGTTTGAGCATGCACAGATCGAACTCTACTTGATGCGGGGCTACCTGAAAGATGCAGATGCAAAACAAGGAGACGATGAATTAGTACGTATTTGGGTTGGTATTATTAGAGATGCTGCTTATGATCTGGAGGATATCATTGAATCCTTTGTCTTGAAAGTGGCTGCTAGGAGGAAAAGAAGTATGAAGCTTGTTCTGAAAAGGTATGCTTGTATCTTGAGTGAAGGAATTAATCGTCACAAGATAGGGTCGGAGATTGAGAACATTGCGACCAAACTTTCTAAGCTGAAATCGAGCTTAGAAGGTTATAGCATAGCAAGGCAAATAGGGGGGAGTTTAAGTGCTACTTCTTTTGAGAGGCAACAAGATTATCGGTTAACTTATTCTCATGTTGTTGAACATCATTTTGTTGAGTTAAAGGAAGAGATTGACCTGTTGGccgaaaatttggttaaaaaaaattaccaaattgttTCTATTTGGGGGATGGGCGGTTTGGGGAAGACCACCCTTGCAAAACATCTTAATAATCATAAGGATGTTAGGGCtgaatttgattgttttgcttGGGTATGTGTAACTCAACAATTTCGAAAGGAAGATGTGTGGAAGAAAATTTTGGTTCAACTTACATCTGATGCCGACAaggacaaaattgaaaaaatggaGACGGATGAAATTGCAGGGGAGCTTTGTGTACTGCAACGAAAGAAGAAATGTTTAGTGGTTCTTGATGACATGTGGACTCGTGATGCATGGAAATCTTTGAGAGCTGGATTTCCAATGAACGAGGGAACAGGAAGTCGAGTACTCATCACCACTCGCAACAAAGAAGTTGTTTCGGAGGCGCATGAAAGTGTTTACTTGCACCAAATTCGGCCCCTGAATGATGCTGAAAGCTGGGAACTATTCAAGAAGATAGTAACGTTTGGAAGAGATAACACAA ATTCGGAAGACGatagaaagaaggaaaaactaGGGGAGGAGATGCTTAAACATTGCGCGGGTTCGCCATTGGCTATCGTCGTGCTTGCAGGACTTCTAGCTAGAAAAGAAACAGTTGAAGATTGGAAGACTGTGCAAAAGAATGTTGGCGCATATATAGGGAGAGGCACAGACCTTGAATCACGGTACAAAGGTGAAAATAGTGAAGGTACCTCACGTGTATTGGCATTGAGCTATGAGAGCTTACCATATCACTTAAAACCGTGCTTCCTATATTTGGGTCATTTTCCCGAAGATCGTGAGATACCAATGAAAAGATTGATTCAATTGTGGATTGCAGAAGGTTTTATCTATTCAGCATCTGGAGAATTGTTGGAAGATGTAGCATACAATTGCTTAAATGAGTTGGTCATAAGATGTATGGTTCAAGTTGGACATCGCGGTTCAACCAATAAGATTAAATCTTGTCGCCTCCATGATCTTATGCGAGATTTGTGCTTGTTAAAGGCGAAACATGAGAATTTCGTCCATATTTCAGATTCTTTTGCCAGGGCAACCCCAGTATCACCAAGTGGTAAAGTTCGAAGAAATGTCATCTATTTAGACAAAATACGTGACATATTAACTCCCCCAACGGATGCTCAACTTAGGTCTTTGTTATACTTTACGTCAGAATACCGAGGAGTGATTTTGCAAGGAAAACCAATTCGACCAAGGTTCCAGGATTTCAAATTGCTTAGAGTTTTGAGTTTGGAAGAGTTTGAAAGAAAAGTAGAGTTACCGAGCACAATTGGGAATCTAGTGCACTTGAGGTTTTTTAGTCTCAATGGTTGTTTCGTAACACGATTTCCATCATCTATGTCTAAGTTGGTATGTTTGCAAACTCTAGATTTACGTTGTTTGGGCTTTGGCAGGAAAAGGCGTCTCAGAAATCTGCACAATGTGATTCGACATTTGGGACAATTGAGACATTTATATTTACCAGCTATATGGTTCAGAGAAGCAGAGAAGAGAGTCTTGCCATTGGCTACACTTGGAAATTTGCAGACATTAGTCAATGTTTCGAACTATGATAGTGGTTTGAGTGATCTTACTGGATTGGCCAGTCTTAGGAAAATGTCCATCGTTATAGTAAAACTGAAATATGGGATGAAAATCATTGATTCTGAAAGCATACGATCCAACCATGTTcagtctctgtctctgtctctgagATCTTCAACTAAGGTAGAGGTTTTGGTAATGATTCTACTAAGCTGTCGTAATATATACAAGCTGAAACTTCAAGGGCGAATTGCAGAGTTACCGAAAGACCTCCTGGACTATCCAAACCTGACCAAGATAAAGCTTTATAGAGCTTCTTGCATGGACGAGCACATAAAACTACTAGAGCAGCTGCCGCATTTGAAATTTCTTACGCTTCAGGGCGTCACTTTGGAGAATCCAATACTAGTCTTCTCCAAACAAGGCTTTCCTTGTCTCgaatttctttccatttctatGATATCTCAACTAAAGGAGTGGAGGGTGGAACAAGGAGCCATGAATTGCCTCCGCAGATTGCAAGTTATATGGTGCCCACAGTTGAAGGAAGTTCCAGATGGGCTTCGATATATTGGAAAACTCGAGGAATTGAGCATCAGGATGCCCCGTGAATTCTGTAGTGCACTTCGGAAAGGAGGAAAGGATTTTGACAAGATCAAACATGTTGCTTCTGTTAACTTGGACAGTGAAGAGTAG
- the LOC137716249 gene encoding E3 ubiquitin-protein ligase AIRP2-like, producing the protein MGKSFRDSLKALEADIQHANTLALDYPREKDGARLQMRLSYCPAANFFLFLVQWTDCHLAGALGLLRMLIYMTYPDGKTTMSVYERKASIREFYAVIFPSLLQLQRGITDVEDRKQKEICTARYKRRDESERGKFSEIDFEREEECGICMEVNRKVVLPNCTHTLCLKCYRDWRGRSQSCPFCRDSLKRVDSGDLWIYTEKCDTLDLSTILREDRKRLFMFVEKLPLVMPDPVFLPYDSHVRYINLNRFT; encoded by the exons ATGGGAAAATCGTTTAGGGACTCTCTTAAAGCGCTTGAAGCAGATATTCAGCACGCCAATACTCT GGCCTTGGATTATCCgagagagaaagatggagcGCGTCTTCAGATGAGACTGTCTTACTGTCCGGCGGCCAActttttcctcttccttgtcCAGTGGACTGACTGTCACCTCGCCGGAGCGCTCGGCTTGCTTCGAATGCTTATTTATatg ACTTATCCAGATGGAAAGACCACCATGTCTGTTTATGAAAGGAAAGCCAGCATCAGAGAATTTTATG CTGTCATATTTCCTTCTTTGCTGCAACTTCAAAGGGGAATCACAGATGTGGAGGATAGGAAACAGAAGGAGATTTGCACTGCCAGATACAAAAGAAGGGATGAATCCGAGAGGGGAAAATTCTCTGAAATTGACtttgaaagagaagaagagtgtGGAATTTGCATGGAGGTGAACAGGAAAGTCGTTTTGCCTAACTGCACTCATACATTGTGTTTGAAGTGTTATCGAGACTG GCGTGGTAGGTCTCAGTCATGCCCCTTTTGTCGCGATAGTCTCAAAAGAGTCGACTCTGGTGACCTTTGGATCTACACTGAGAAATGCGATACTCTCGATTTATCAACAATCTTAAGAGAGGACCGCAAGAGACTATTTATGTTCGTTGAGAAGCTACCTCTTGTTATGCCGGATCCTGTTTTTCTACCCTATGATTCTCATGTCCG GTACATCAATTTGAATCGCTTTACATAA